In Cyanobium sp. AMD-g, one genomic interval encodes:
- a CDS encoding DUF3136 domain-containing protein produces MPQVQGQPPTIGELEAKYSLYCKAMRLLLKEGRTMEAIQKTVCWSRLEQLHICLPSRYKSPDYLYAVLKRDLR; encoded by the coding sequence ATGCCCCAGGTCCAGGGTCAGCCCCCAACGATCGGCGAGCTTGAGGCGAAATATTCCCTGTACTGCAAGGCGATGCGGCTGCTTCTCAAGGAGGGCCGCACGATGGAGGCGATTCAGAAGACGGTCTGCTGGAGCCGCCTGGAGCAGCTCCACATCTGCCTTCCCAGTCGCTACAAGTCCCCCGACTACCTCTACGCCGTGCTGAAACGCGACCTGCGCTGA